In Desulfopila inferna, a single window of DNA contains:
- a CDS encoding TetR/AcrR family transcriptional regulator: MRAQKTETELRKEQIIEAALGLISTEGVSGLSIVGIAGQVGIVPSALYRHFKGKDEVLDGVVEFIKRRLLINVTEVRSEVSAAPQRLRYILMRHARLLAENRAIPHVVFSDGFYTGNPRRKARVGEIIMAYLDKIEEIIEEGRQEGTIRKDIVPGTTSLLFLGMIMPAAVLGKVCGEGFDMIAHAENSWPLFERCIAVDAQTAMDPEIGEDHE, translated from the coding sequence ATGCGAGCTCAAAAGACGGAAACCGAACTGCGTAAGGAGCAAATAATAGAGGCTGCTCTGGGGCTGATCAGTACTGAAGGGGTGTCAGGACTAAGCATAGTCGGCATTGCCGGACAGGTAGGCATCGTTCCGTCTGCGCTGTATCGCCATTTCAAGGGCAAGGATGAGGTGCTGGATGGTGTCGTGGAGTTCATAAAGAGGCGGCTGCTGATAAATGTGACGGAGGTCAGAAGTGAAGTGTCCGCAGCACCACAGCGCCTGCGCTACATCTTGATGCGGCATGCCCGCCTCTTAGCCGAAAATCGAGCCATTCCCCATGTTGTTTTCTCGGATGGGTTTTATACCGGAAATCCTCGACGCAAAGCAAGGGTTGGCGAGATTATAATGGCATATTTGGATAAAATTGAGGAAATCATTGAAGAAGGCCGGCAGGAGGGAACCATTCGTAAGGATATTGTTCCCGGGACCACCTCCCTTCTGTTTCTGGGAATGATCATGCCGGCTGCAGTTCTTGGTAAGGTATGCGGGGAGGGTTTTGATATGATAGCACATGCGGAGAATTCCTGGCCCCTTTTTGAACGATGCATCGCCGTAGATGCTCAAACCGCAATGGACCCTGAAATCGGAGAGGATCATGAATAA
- a CDS encoding efflux RND transporter periplasmic adaptor subunit: MNKALRRILTILPIAAAVILVAYLVTHRPGPAKKQVEESIRTLRVITVPAVDLIPRAIGYGVAGPGLIWEAVAEVKGTVNFVDPRLKSGQLIEAGTVLVQIDPSEYRLSVARLEAQIEETKAKRAELVEDEKNIGNLIAIESRSLELAQKTLERKVEALARNAISQDEVDREERNFLQQKQQVQQLSNSLALIPAKKKALESSLAMLRSDLEQAENDLAKTKIAAPYDCRLGEVSLDVGQFLPAGQLLFQAHGIEVAEIESRFRIEELRHLLGEEKRKRFLPGMSTGIFAQLFGDIRVFVSLQSGDWSAHWQGRVDRLRESVDSGTREMRVVAAVDDPYEKAIPGLRPPLTAGMFCRVELQAPIRAGSVVIPRSAIHNGSVFVLDRQNLLQARKVVADFVQSEFVVIKSGLLAGETIIVSDPSPAIIGMKVAPVADEELEERLIAVSQGERAE, translated from the coding sequence ATGAATAAAGCTTTGAGAAGAATATTGACTATCCTGCCGATTGCGGCGGCAGTTATACTGGTGGCCTATCTGGTGACGCATCGCCCCGGGCCAGCAAAAAAGCAGGTTGAAGAGTCAATCCGAACACTGCGTGTAATCACTGTTCCTGCCGTGGATCTCATTCCTCGGGCAATCGGTTACGGGGTGGCCGGACCCGGCTTGATCTGGGAAGCGGTTGCAGAGGTTAAGGGTACCGTGAATTTCGTCGATCCACGTCTGAAATCGGGCCAGCTGATAGAGGCGGGTACTGTATTGGTTCAAATCGATCCCTCGGAATACCGGCTTTCCGTGGCTCGGCTGGAGGCGCAAATTGAGGAAACCAAGGCGAAAAGAGCAGAGCTTGTCGAGGACGAAAAAAACATCGGGAACCTGATTGCCATAGAGTCCCGGTCGCTGGAGTTGGCCCAGAAAACCCTGGAACGTAAAGTCGAGGCACTGGCGCGTAATGCCATCTCGCAGGATGAGGTTGATCGAGAGGAAAGAAATTTTCTGCAGCAGAAACAGCAGGTCCAGCAACTCAGCAACAGTCTTGCTTTGATTCCCGCAAAGAAAAAGGCGCTGGAGTCTTCTCTGGCCATGTTGCGCTCCGATCTCGAGCAAGCCGAAAACGATCTGGCCAAAACAAAAATAGCCGCTCCGTATGATTGCCGGCTTGGTGAAGTGAGCCTGGATGTCGGACAGTTCTTACCGGCCGGCCAACTCCTTTTTCAGGCCCACGGCATAGAAGTTGCCGAGATTGAAAGCCGTTTTCGCATTGAAGAGCTGCGCCATCTTCTGGGTGAGGAGAAACGCAAGCGGTTTCTGCCGGGCATGAGCACCGGAATCTTTGCACAACTCTTTGGCGATATCAGAGTTTTTGTGAGTTTGCAAAGCGGAGACTGGTCTGCACATTGGCAGGGCCGCGTCGATAGGCTGCGGGAAAGCGTGGATAGCGGAACCCGGGAAATGAGAGTAGTGGCCGCCGTTGATGACCCCTATGAGAAGGCCATACCCGGATTACGCCCGCCATTGACGGCAGGTATGTTCTGCCGGGTTGAGCTTCAGGCACCCATTCGTGCCGGAAGTGTTGTCATTCCCCGATCCGCGATACACAACGGCAGCGTCTTCGTGCTTGACCGGCAAAACCTTCTGCAGGCCAGGAAGGTGGTTGCAGATTTTGTGCAGTCGGAGTTTGTGGTGATAAAGTCCGGCCTCTTGGCTGGAGAGACCATTATTGTTTCGGATCCCTCTCCGGCCATTATCGGCATGAAAGTGGCGCCTGTTGCCGATGAGGAACTGGAAGAGCGGCTGATCGCTGTAAGTCAGGGAGAGAGGGCTGAGTAA
- a CDS encoding sodium:solute symporter family protein, with protein sequence MEPKTWVFTFLGIYIIYCFWWGLRGYFTEKTASGYAIGGRSIPFIAFLMAATAASFSGWTTVGHPGLIWRDGLAYAFASFYVLTIPITGAFFAKRNWLLGKHYGFVTPGDMFAYYYNNEAIRWLTVLSAVLYSMFYSGLQLIAAAKLFEIVAGVPYTAGLFFMAFIVWFYVVTGGLKASTWVGVIQFILLVLSIVLLGYFTITAPALGGWTEFSNNIRMLEAKYVTVPSVIHFGLGAGGWTTVMILTYMFALMGIQSSPAFILWNFGMANPKALPWQQVFMSTFIVGIALFFFTAFQGMGARILQNMGEIAPQVDGDVVPMLMNYVLPGPVMAIVFLGIIAAIHSTAAPYIGTGGTIVLRDVYWRYLKKKKAGHAEQIWANRFFVTVITVLAVVVSLTAPGAIVMIGGFATAFGFIMYLMLLGVHYGFKYPSIGVVIGLLGAIIACFITYFVYQYPLSMHTAFWGLFTGLVIAYLCRALGMKDSKETMERQAEVRAWLDDVDGPSESGQKWRNAMKVLVPLWYLCAIGPFCIIGNNAFEFAGFPPLWSWQIVWWIVGIVMMWALCFKAEMSTTSATQIRRADENQNIVVDEI encoded by the coding sequence ATGGAACCTAAAACCTGGGTATTTACCTTTCTAGGTATCTATATCATCTACTGTTTCTGGTGGGGACTTAGAGGCTATTTCACTGAAAAAACCGCATCGGGATATGCCATTGGGGGACGTTCTATACCGTTTATTGCATTTCTTATGGCGGCTACAGCCGCTTCCTTTTCCGGCTGGACTACGGTTGGTCACCCGGGACTTATCTGGCGCGATGGCCTTGCCTATGCCTTCGCTTCGTTCTATGTTCTCACCATTCCAATCACAGGAGCCTTTTTTGCCAAAAGAAACTGGTTGCTGGGCAAGCATTACGGATTCGTTACTCCGGGTGATATGTTTGCCTATTATTACAACAACGAGGCTATCCGCTGGCTGACGGTTCTTTCAGCGGTACTCTATTCCATGTTTTACTCGGGCCTGCAGCTTATCGCCGCGGCCAAACTTTTTGAAATCGTTGCCGGAGTACCCTATACCGCCGGTCTCTTTTTCATGGCCTTTATCGTCTGGTTTTATGTGGTCACGGGAGGGCTCAAGGCAAGTACCTGGGTTGGAGTTATCCAGTTCATCCTGCTTGTCTTAAGTATCGTCCTGCTTGGGTATTTCACGATCACGGCACCGGCTCTCGGCGGCTGGACCGAATTCAGCAACAACATCAGAATGCTGGAGGCGAAATATGTGACAGTGCCCAGCGTGATCCATTTCGGTCTTGGCGCGGGCGGCTGGACAACGGTCATGATCCTCACTTACATGTTCGCCCTTATGGGAATCCAGTCATCACCAGCGTTTATTCTCTGGAATTTCGGCATGGCTAATCCCAAGGCGCTGCCCTGGCAGCAGGTCTTCATGTCTACTTTCATCGTTGGTATCGCGTTGTTCTTCTTTACCGCATTTCAGGGGATGGGTGCCCGTATCCTCCAGAATATGGGAGAGATAGCTCCTCAGGTTGACGGTGATGTGGTGCCGATGCTGATGAACTATGTTCTTCCCGGACCGGTAATGGCTATCGTTTTCCTTGGTATTATTGCCGCCATCCACTCCACCGCCGCTCCATATATCGGCACCGGCGGAACCATTGTTCTCCGGGATGTTTACTGGCGCTATCTTAAGAAGAAGAAGGCGGGCCACGCCGAACAGATCTGGGCCAACCGGTTTTTCGTTACGGTTATCACCGTTCTCGCAGTTGTGGTGAGCCTCACCGCTCCCGGTGCAATTGTTATGATCGGCGGGTTTGCTACCGCCTTTGGCTTTATCATGTATCTGATGCTGCTGGGTGTGCATTACGGTTTCAAATATCCCTCTATCGGCGTTGTCATCGGATTGCTCGGTGCCATTATCGCCTGTTTCATCACCTACTTCGTTTATCAGTATCCTCTCTCCATGCATACCGCCTTCTGGGGACTCTTCACCGGACTGGTCATAGCCTATCTCTGCCGTGCCCTGGGAATGAAGGATTCTAAGGAGACCATGGAGCGTCAGGCCGAAGTACGGGCATGGCTCGATGATGTTGACGGTCCTTCCGAGAGCGGCCAGAAATGGCGGAATGCCATGAAAGTCCTCGTTCCTCTCTGGTACCTCTGTGCTATCGGACCCTTCTGTATCATCGGCAATAATGCCTTTGAGTTTGCGGGATTCCCGCCACTCTGGTCCTGGCAGATAGTATGGTGGATCGTGGGTATAGTGATGATGTGGGCGCTCTGCTTCAAAGCTGAAATGTCGACAACCTCGGCAACACAGATCAGGCGTGCCGATGAAAACCAAAACATTGTTGTTGATGAAATATAA
- a CDS encoding NADH-quinone oxidoreductase subunit NuoE family protein yields the protein MPILQQMQAIEGYVSPTAIRKISEHLRISRSRIFGVASFYSQFRFNPPGRHSIKICLGSACHVQDGDFLLNALQLQIGIEPGQTSEDGRFDLERVACLGCCALAPVMMVDQEIHSRMSVLKLQQVLKKYE from the coding sequence ATGCCTATCCTGCAACAAATGCAGGCCATTGAGGGCTACGTATCTCCCACCGCAATCCGCAAGATCTCAGAACACCTGAGAATATCCAGAAGCAGAATCTTTGGTGTAGCTTCCTTTTACTCGCAATTTCGCTTTAATCCCCCGGGCCGTCACTCCATAAAAATTTGTCTGGGAAGCGCCTGTCATGTCCAGGATGGTGACTTCCTCTTGAATGCTCTCCAGCTTCAAATTGGAATCGAGCCAGGCCAGACAAGCGAAGATGGCCGTTTCGATCTGGAGCGGGTCGCCTGCCTCGGATGTTGCGCCCTGGCCCCGGTTATGATGGTGGATCAGGAAATCCACAGCCGCATGTCCGTACTCAAACTGCAGCAGGTTCTGAAAAAATATGAATGA
- a CDS encoding efflux RND transporter permease subunit gives MIHFFSRHPTAANLLMIAFLVAGALSMPRILRETQPDFAPSEVEIRILYPGATAQEVEEVICRRVEDALDGITFVEEIRADSREGMALIVVEMASEGDIQTFLGDIKTEIDAIDDFPAEVEDPIVSELGRTDPVISLLVSGPLSLPDLKAYSEDLKERMQEAGIALITIEGFSEHQLRVSLSEASLRLLGISAAQVAEVIIAQSRDTPLGNLETRERDILLRFADQRRTAEALEKLVILATPEGGEVHLGDIAVIEDVFKLDEDKIMMDGRRNALLKIEKSKTQDAIRVAQMVRSFVESERLRFPQMELTLTQDQTNILVDRLNMLVKNGAQGLLLVFMTMWLFFNIRISFWVVMGLPVSFLGAFILVPHLGLSINMFTMVGMLMAIGLLMDDAIVIAENIMAHRQRGKPPLAAAVDGTREVASGIISSFLTTICIMGPLAFIEGQIGNVLRVVPMMLILVLAVSLIEAFWILPAHLNHAMHRFAPQEANHFRQRFDSFFEWLRERLLGRTIDVLLKWRYLFVASVIGLFILSLGMIVSGKIKFQGFPELEGDIVVARLLMPQGTPLQHTEQRVNHILEALDRTNRKFKAQQKDEQDLVRNSYVQYNLNTEAFENGPHVATITVDLLTAEKRSGTIDAYLAEWRKEIGELPDVLSLTLNEPGFGPGGRPIEVRLRGKDLVEMKQAVLDLEAWFSQFEGVVNLADDLRTGKPELRMRMREGAYGLGIDAAGVSRQLRAAFQGIEADNIQVGPETYEIEVRLADMGRNSLQDLESFNLILDDGSRMPLSAVVQWEMEKGWARIARFNGMRAVTLRGDVDTRLINTNELMRLFQKNYLQDFNKRYPDLQLSVAGSLEETNKTRLSMLASLFIGLIGIFFLLSFQFRTFTEPFVVMLAIPFALIGVVWGHGLMGVPVSMPSLLGFIALAGIVVNDSILLVLFLKNARRKGLTAQEAAAGASRARFRAVLLTSTTTIAGLLPLLFEKSLQAQILIPLVISTTFGLMASTVLVLLAIPCMYLILSDLGIVEKIGLDEAVE, from the coding sequence ATGATCCATTTTTTTAGCCGGCATCCGACCGCCGCCAATCTGTTGATGATCGCCTTTCTTGTCGCCGGTGCTCTGTCCATGCCGCGAATATTGCGGGAAACCCAGCCTGATTTTGCCCCGAGCGAGGTTGAGATACGCATCCTCTATCCCGGTGCCACAGCCCAGGAAGTGGAAGAGGTGATTTGCCGGAGGGTGGAAGATGCACTGGACGGTATCACCTTCGTGGAAGAAATCCGTGCCGATTCCCGGGAGGGAATGGCCTTGATCGTTGTTGAAATGGCGAGCGAAGGGGATATCCAAACCTTTTTAGGCGACATAAAGACGGAGATAGACGCCATAGACGATTTTCCGGCAGAGGTGGAGGATCCGATCGTCTCCGAACTCGGCCGCACCGATCCGGTAATTTCCCTGCTGGTCTCGGGTCCGTTGAGTTTGCCTGATCTTAAGGCATATTCCGAAGATCTGAAAGAGAGGATGCAGGAGGCAGGGATTGCGCTGATTACCATCGAAGGATTTTCCGAGCACCAGCTCCGCGTTTCACTTTCCGAAGCCTCCCTGCGTCTGCTGGGGATCAGTGCCGCTCAGGTGGCCGAAGTGATTATCGCTCAGAGCAGGGATACTCCGCTGGGCAACCTGGAGACCCGTGAAAGGGATATTCTGCTGCGTTTCGCCGATCAGCGCCGCACCGCCGAGGCTCTGGAAAAACTGGTCATTCTCGCCACTCCTGAGGGCGGGGAGGTTCATTTGGGGGATATCGCCGTTATTGAAGATGTTTTCAAGCTCGATGAAGACAAAATCATGATGGACGGCAGGCGCAATGCACTGCTTAAAATCGAGAAATCAAAAACCCAGGATGCCATCCGGGTGGCGCAGATGGTCAGGTCCTTTGTGGAGAGTGAGCGTCTGCGTTTTCCGCAGATGGAGTTGACCCTTACCCAGGATCAGACAAATATCCTCGTTGATCGCCTGAATATGCTGGTGAAAAACGGTGCCCAGGGACTGCTGCTGGTTTTTATGACCATGTGGCTGTTTTTCAATATCCGGATTTCCTTCTGGGTAGTCATGGGCCTGCCGGTCTCATTTCTGGGAGCATTCATCCTTGTGCCCCATCTTGGGCTCAGTATCAATATGTTCACCATGGTTGGCATGCTGATGGCGATCGGCCTGCTGATGGATGATGCCATAGTTATCGCTGAAAATATCATGGCGCATCGACAGCGCGGGAAACCGCCGCTTGCTGCCGCGGTGGACGGTACCAGGGAAGTGGCCTCGGGTATTATCTCTTCGTTTCTCACCACTATCTGTATAATGGGGCCTCTGGCTTTTATCGAAGGCCAGATCGGCAATGTCCTCAGGGTGGTTCCCATGATGTTGATTCTGGTTCTGGCGGTCAGTCTCATCGAAGCGTTCTGGATCCTTCCCGCTCATCTCAATCACGCCATGCACCGTTTCGCCCCGCAAGAGGCCAATCATTTTCGGCAGCGCTTCGATAGTTTTTTTGAGTGGCTGCGTGAGCGGCTGCTGGGCAGAACCATCGATGTGTTATTGAAATGGCGCTATCTCTTTGTTGCGTCGGTAATCGGCCTGTTCATTCTTTCACTGGGTATGATCGTTTCCGGAAAAATCAAGTTTCAGGGGTTTCCCGAGCTGGAGGGCGATATCGTGGTGGCACGGCTGCTGATGCCTCAGGGAACCCCGCTGCAGCATACCGAACAGAGAGTTAATCATATTCTGGAAGCGCTGGACAGGACAAACAGGAAGTTTAAAGCGCAGCAGAAAGACGAGCAGGATCTTGTCAGGAACTCCTATGTCCAATATAATCTGAATACGGAGGCCTTTGAAAATGGCCCTCATGTGGCGACCATTACCGTGGATCTGTTGACGGCGGAGAAGCGCTCGGGAACCATTGATGCGTATCTGGCCGAATGGCGCAAGGAGATAGGGGAACTGCCGGATGTGCTCAGTCTGACCTTGAACGAACCGGGTTTCGGTCCCGGCGGCCGCCCCATAGAAGTGCGGCTGCGAGGCAAGGATCTGGTCGAGATGAAACAGGCTGTTCTCGACCTGGAGGCCTGGTTCTCTCAGTTTGAAGGGGTGGTGAACCTTGCCGATGATCTTAGAACCGGCAAGCCCGAGCTGCGCATGCGAATGCGTGAAGGAGCCTACGGACTCGGCATCGATGCGGCAGGGGTAAGCCGCCAGTTGCGTGCAGCCTTCCAGGGCATAGAGGCCGATAATATTCAGGTTGGGCCGGAGACCTATGAGATTGAGGTACGTTTGGCGGATATGGGTCGGAACAGCTTGCAGGACCTCGAAAGTTTTAATCTTATCCTCGATGACGGCAGCCGCATGCCATTGAGTGCAGTGGTGCAATGGGAAATGGAGAAGGGCTGGGCCAGAATAGCCCGCTTCAATGGGATGCGGGCGGTAACCTTGCGCGGTGACGTAGATACCCGGTTGATTAACACCAACGAGTTGATGAGGCTCTTTCAGAAGAATTATCTTCAGGATTTCAATAAAAGATATCCGGATCTGCAGTTATCCGTTGCCGGTTCTCTTGAAGAAACCAATAAAACGCGGCTGTCGATGCTGGCTTCCCTGTTTATTGGCCTTATAGGCATATTCTTTCTCCTTAGCTTCCAATTCAGGACCTTTACCGAACCATTTGTGGTAATGCTGGCCATTCCTTTTGCCTTGATCGGAGTGGTCTGGGGGCACGGCCTGATGGGAGTGCCCGTGAGCATGCCGAGCCTGCTGGGGTTTATAGCCCTTGCCGGCATAGTGGTCAATGACTCCATCCTTTTGGTACTCTTTTTGAAAAATGCCCGGAGAAAAGGGCTTACAGCGCAGGAGGCAGCTGCCGGAGCAAGCCGGGCCAGGTTTCGCGCCGTTCTATTGACTTCCACCACAACCATAGCCGGACTGCTGCCGCTGTTGTTCGAAAAGAGCCTTCAGGCCCAGATATTGATCCCTCTGGTGATCAGTACAACATTCGGACTCATGGCCAGCACGGTGCTGGTGTTGTTGGCCATTCCCTGCATGTATCTGATCCTGAGCGATTTAGGTATTGTGGAGAAAATCGGATTAGATGAAGCGGTAGAGTGA